In Fusobacterium periodonticum ATCC 33693, the following are encoded in one genomic region:
- a CDS encoding CoA transferase subunit A — MRQKLVSMEEAISHIKDGMTIHVGGFLACGTPENIVTALIEKGVKDLTIVCNDSGFVDRGVGRLIVNNQVKKVIASHIGTNPETGRRMQSGEMEVELVPQGTLAERVRAAGYGLGGILTPTGLGTIVQEGKQIVNVDGRDYLLEKPIKADVALIFGTKVDELGNVICEKTTKNFNPLMATAADLVIVEALEIVPAGSLSPEHLDISRIFVDYIVESK, encoded by the coding sequence ATGAGACAAAAATTAGTTTCAATGGAAGAAGCAATATCTCACATTAAAGACGGTATGACTATTCATGTTGGAGGATTTTTAGCTTGTGGGACACCAGAAAATATAGTTACAGCTTTAATAGAAAAAGGTGTAAAAGATTTAACAATAGTTTGTAATGATAGTGGATTTGTAGATAGAGGTGTTGGAAGATTAATAGTTAATAATCAAGTTAAAAAAGTAATAGCAAGTCATATAGGAACAAACCCAGAAACAGGAAGAAGAATGCAATCTGGAGAAATGGAAGTAGAATTAGTTCCACAAGGAACTCTAGCTGAAAGAGTTAGAGCAGCAGGTTATGGATTAGGAGGAATCTTAACTCCAACAGGACTTGGAACAATAGTTCAAGAAGGAAAACAAATAGTAAATGTTGATGGAAGAGATTATTTATTAGAAAAACCTATAAAAGCAGATGTAGCATTAATATTTGGAACAAAAGTTGATGAATTAGGAAATGTTATCTGTGAAAAAACTACAAAGAACTTCAACCCATTGATGGCGACAGCTGCAGATCTTGTTATAGTTGAAGCTTTGGAAATTGTACCAGCAGGTTCATTAAGTCCAGAACATTTAGATATATCAAGAATATTCGTAGACTACATAGTTGAAAGTAAATAA
- a CDS encoding short-chain fatty acid transporter has translation MENVKEKKGIFKRFTSMCVRVMERWLPDPFIFCALLTFLVFIGAVVFTKATPLDVVGFWSLLAFSMQMALVLVTGHTLASSRPFKKMLSTFASGIKGPKQAIFIVSIVSGIACALNWGFGLVIGALFAKEIAKKVKGVDYRLLIASAYTGFLVWHGGISGSIPLQLASGGEALAKQTAGAVTEAIPTSQTMFSPMNIFIVVGLLIIVPLLNTAMFPSKDEVVEVDQKLLAEPEEVVLDPSKMTPAEKIENSGIVSILLSIMGFVYIGYYIKTKGFALNLNLVNFIFLFLGILLHGTPRRYLNALAEAIKGAAGILLQFPFYAGIMGIMVGADADGMSLAKLMSNFFVNISTEKTFPVFSFISAGVVNFFVPSGGGQWAVQAPIVMPAGQAIGVSAAKSAMAIAWGDAWTNMIQPFWALPALGIAGLGAKDIMGYCLIVTIVSGLFICTGFILF, from the coding sequence ATGGAAAACGTAAAAGAAAAAAAAGGAATCTTTAAAAGATTTACTTCAATGTGTGTACGTGTTATGGAAAGATGGTTGCCAGATCCATTTATATTCTGTGCATTATTGACATTTTTAGTATTTATAGGAGCTGTGGTTTTTACAAAAGCAACTCCTTTAGATGTGGTTGGATTTTGGTCTTTATTAGCTTTTTCAATGCAAATGGCATTAGTCCTAGTAACAGGGCATACTTTAGCAAGTTCAAGACCATTTAAAAAAATGTTATCAACATTTGCTTCAGGAATAAAGGGACCAAAACAAGCAATATTTATTGTATCAATAGTTTCAGGTATAGCTTGTGCATTAAACTGGGGATTTGGTCTAGTTATTGGAGCATTATTTGCAAAAGAAATTGCAAAAAAAGTTAAGGGAGTTGACTATAGACTTCTTATAGCTTCAGCATATACAGGATTCTTAGTTTGGCATGGTGGAATTTCAGGTTCAATTCCACTACAACTTGCAAGTGGAGGAGAAGCATTGGCAAAACAGACAGCAGGTGCTGTTACAGAAGCTATTCCAACAAGTCAAACAATGTTTTCACCAATGAATATATTTATAGTAGTTGGATTATTGATTATAGTACCTTTATTAAATACAGCAATGTTCCCAAGTAAAGATGAAGTTGTTGAAGTTGATCAAAAGTTATTAGCAGAACCTGAAGAAGTAGTACTAGATCCTTCAAAAATGACACCAGCAGAAAAAATTGAAAATAGTGGAATAGTATCTATCTTACTTTCAATTATGGGCTTTGTATATATAGGATATTATATAAAAACAAAAGGTTTTGCATTAAACCTTAATTTAGTTAACTTTATATTCTTATTCTTAGGAATCTTATTACATGGAACTCCAAGAAGATACTTAAATGCTTTAGCAGAAGCAATCAAGGGAGCAGCAGGAATTTTATTACAATTTCCATTCTATGCAGGAATTATGGGAATAATGGTTGGAGCAGATGCGGATGGAATGTCTCTTGCAAAACTTATGTCTAATTTCTTTGTAAATATATCAACAGAAAAGACATTCCCAGTATTCTCATTTATCAGTGCAGGAGTTGTAAACTTCTTTGTACCTTCAGGTGGAGGACAATGGGCAGTTCAAGCTCCAATAGTAATGCCTGCAGGTCAAGCAATAGGAGTATCTGCTGCAAAATCAGCTATGGCTATAGCTTGGGGAGATGCTTGGACTAATATGATTCAACCATTCTGGGCTTTACCAGCATTAGGAATAGCAGGTCTTGGAGCTAAAGATATAATGGGTTACTGTTTGATAGTAACAATAGTTTCAGGTTTATTTATTTGTACAGGTTTCATATTATTCTAA
- the fomA gene encoding major outer membrane protein FomA, which yields MKKLALVLGSLLVVGSVASAKEVMPAPTPAPEKVIEYVEKPVIVYRDREVTPAWRPNGSVDVQYRWYGEVENRAPKDEKSGTSWTDDAKVNAGRLQTTTKVNFTEKQTLEVRTRNYHTLRDNTMGRSAGASDEVRVRHFYNLGKFDKVNATTRLGFTQKAGDAGKKTAEASVLFDFSDYIYSNNFFKVEKLGLRPGYKHIWRGHDNDKSVNEYHLGFESDFSLPFNFALNLEYDLSYNRLRPGNRFSTVDKDKKGEWYGELTAVLSNYTPLYKAGAVEVGFNAEGGYDTYNMHQFKRAGGTGENGRGDLTATDRRDYELYLEPTLQVSYKPTDFVKLYAAAGADYRNRTNNESEVKNWRWQPTAWAGMKVSF from the coding sequence ATGAAAAAATTAGCATTAGTATTAGGTTCATTATTAGTAGTTGGATCAGTAGCATCAGCTAAAGAAGTTATGCCTGCACCTACTCCAGCTCCTGAAAAAGTAATTGAATATGTTGAAAAACCTGTTATCGTTTACAGAGACAGAGAAGTTACTCCAGCTTGGAGACCAAACGGATCAGTAGATGTTCAATACAGATGGTATGGAGAAGTTGAAAACAGAGCTCCAAAAGATGAAAAGAGTGGAACAAGCTGGACTGATGATGCAAAAGTTAATGCAGGAAGATTACAAACTACAACTAAAGTAAACTTCACTGAAAAACAAACTTTAGAAGTAAGAACAAGAAATTATCACACTTTAAGAGATAACACTATGGGAAGATCTGCAGGAGCTTCTGATGAAGTAAGAGTTAGACATTTCTATAATTTAGGAAAATTTGATAAAGTAAATGCTACAACTAGATTAGGATTTACTCAAAAAGCTGGAGATGCTGGAAAGAAAACAGCTGAAGCATCAGTATTATTTGATTTCTCTGATTATATCTACTCTAACAACTTCTTTAAAGTTGAAAAATTAGGATTAAGACCTGGATACAAACATATTTGGAGAGGACATGATAATGATAAGTCTGTAAATGAATATCATTTAGGATTTGAATCTGATTTTTCATTACCATTTAACTTTGCTTTAAATTTAGAATATGATTTATCATATAATAGATTAAGACCAGGAAACAGATTCTCTACTGTAGATAAAGATAAAAAAGGTGAATGGTATGGAGAATTAACAGCTGTTTTATCTAACTACACTCCATTATACAAAGCTGGAGCAGTAGAAGTAGGATTTAATGCTGAAGGTGGATATGACACTTACAATATGCACCAATTCAAGAGAGCTGGTGGAACTGGAGAAAATGGTAGAGGAGATTTAACTGCTACTGACAGAAGAGACTATGAATTATACTTAGAACCAACTCTACAAGTTTCTTATAAACCAACAGATTTCGTAAAATTATATGCTGCAGCAGGAGCTGACTACAGAAACAGAACTAACAATGAATCTGAAGTTAAAAACTGGAGATGGCAACCAACTGCTTGGGCTGGAATGAAAGTTAGCTTCTAA